A portion of the Edaphobacter lichenicola genome contains these proteins:
- the hpf gene encoding ribosome hibernation-promoting factor, HPF/YfiA family, with product MDVEYTGRQTTITKKLKVQTEEGITAITKIVGTSGSVHVILSKDKYRMIAEVTVHTKHHKLVARCEATEMEVALHDALAKIEQQAIRHKKKFGTIKRHPKSDVKGGTTEVAAPAARKTATLKVATKTSVGRKAVPMLVHSFPSHSPLSEPHVVRSTDGVALRPMSLEEAVKEAAFRDRDVFVFRNHGGQAMVLYRKRDGKMELIEVP from the coding sequence ATGGACGTGGAGTACACCGGCAGACAGACAACCATCACGAAAAAACTAAAGGTGCAGACCGAGGAAGGGATTACTGCGATCACGAAGATCGTGGGCACCTCTGGCAGCGTGCATGTGATTTTATCCAAAGATAAGTACCGGATGATCGCTGAGGTTACGGTGCATACGAAGCATCACAAGCTGGTGGCACGGTGCGAGGCGACGGAGATGGAAGTCGCGCTGCACGACGCGCTGGCGAAGATTGAGCAGCAAGCGATTCGGCATAAGAAGAAGTTCGGAACCATCAAGCGGCATCCGAAGTCTGACGTGAAGGGTGGGACGACTGAGGTGGCGGCGCCGGCGGCACGAAAGACCGCTACTTTGAAGGTGGCGACCAAGACAAGTGTTGGGCGTAAGGCCGTGCCGATGCTCGTGCATTCTTTTCCGTCGCATTCACCGCTGTCTGAACCTCACGTTGTGCGTTCGACGGATGGGGTCGCACTGCGGCCAATGTCGCTGGAGGAGGCGGTCAAGGAAGCGGCATTTCGTGATCGCGATGTCTTTGTATTTCGCAATCACGGTGGCCAGGCGATGGTCCTCTATCGTAAGCGGGACGGAAAGATGGAGCTGATCGAGGTCCCGTAG
- a CDS encoding RNA polymerase factor sigma-54, translating to MLLQPKLNLKVSQRQVLTPGLVQMVSVLALNKLELREMINTEMVENPVLEELEESVVSLDERAGIEGDRERSAEEVAAESERVEKDPFDEIDFGSYFQDYLDPGFRTASNFEEYDKPSFENFLSQPSTLSDHLAWQLGSLTLSPEIRAAAELVVGNLNENGYLTASDEELVEALMIFREPARSEPIPFERGTKAKLAHLWEVPENSENGHGAVQEEALEIAASAEDETFASLLAAVREARTVVNYLDPVGVGSRDLRECLLIQINAQRGEAAIVLRRRQAAAANGANKNGSDGDEDYGAIEPAVPTESPAREDIFSIAIHVVTNCLPLLQKKDMRELTRSCGRTADEVNAAVEFIRTLDPRPGQRYNQSETRLIEPDVAFVKRDDVYIVVMNEEDMPTLRLNQGYRKMLQQKQTEKEVKEYVKERYKSAIQLLRNIEQRKNTIVRTCEVIVRRQTEFLEHGVNALKPMMIKEVAEEIGVHPSTVSRAVANKYVHTSQGVFELRFFFSEGVNGPEGGDLPLVLLKRKVKKLIEDEDERKPLTDDQLAAELQRQGIQVTRRTVAKYREDMQIPSTHQRRVR from the coding sequence GTGCTGCTGCAACCGAAGCTGAACTTGAAGGTCTCCCAAAGACAGGTACTGACGCCTGGACTGGTGCAGATGGTCAGCGTGCTTGCGCTGAACAAGCTTGAGCTGAGGGAGATGATCAACACCGAGATGGTGGAGAATCCGGTGCTGGAGGAGTTGGAGGAGTCGGTCGTTTCGCTGGATGAACGAGCGGGGATCGAGGGGGACCGGGAGCGCTCGGCGGAGGAGGTGGCGGCCGAGAGCGAGAGGGTGGAGAAGGACCCATTCGATGAGATCGATTTCGGGAGCTACTTCCAGGATTATCTCGATCCGGGTTTTCGCACGGCCTCGAATTTTGAGGAGTACGACAAGCCTTCGTTCGAGAATTTTCTTTCACAGCCGAGTACGTTGAGCGATCATCTGGCGTGGCAGTTGGGGTCTTTGACGTTGAGCCCCGAGATTCGAGCGGCGGCAGAGTTGGTGGTCGGAAATCTGAATGAAAACGGATATCTGACTGCAAGCGACGAGGAGCTTGTTGAAGCGCTGATGATCTTTCGGGAGCCGGCGCGGTCGGAGCCGATTCCATTCGAGCGTGGAACCAAAGCAAAGCTTGCTCATCTGTGGGAGGTGCCTGAGAACAGCGAAAATGGGCACGGCGCAGTGCAAGAGGAGGCCTTGGAGATTGCGGCGTCTGCGGAGGATGAGACGTTTGCATCCCTTCTGGCTGCTGTGCGTGAGGCGCGAACGGTGGTCAATTATCTCGATCCGGTAGGAGTGGGGTCGCGTGACTTGCGTGAGTGCTTGCTGATTCAGATCAATGCGCAGAGAGGCGAAGCTGCGATCGTGCTTCGGCGGAGGCAGGCCGCCGCTGCAAATGGTGCGAATAAGAACGGATCGGACGGCGACGAGGACTACGGTGCTATCGAGCCAGCTGTTCCTACAGAGTCTCCAGCGCGCGAAGATATCTTCAGTATTGCGATCCATGTTGTGACGAACTGCCTGCCGCTGCTGCAGAAGAAAGATATGCGGGAGCTAACACGCAGTTGCGGACGTACGGCGGATGAGGTGAATGCAGCGGTCGAGTTTATCCGGACACTGGACCCTCGACCCGGCCAGCGCTACAACCAGAGCGAAACGCGGTTAATCGAGCCGGATGTTGCCTTTGTGAAGCGCGACGACGTGTATATCGTGGTGATGAATGAAGAGGATATGCCGACCCTTCGTCTCAACCAGGGCTATCGCAAGATGCTGCAGCAGAAGCAGACGGAGAAAGAAGTAAAAGAGTATGTGAAAGAGCGGTACAAATCGGCGATCCAGCTGCTTCGGAATATCGAACAGAGGAAGAACACGATTGTGAGGACGTGCGAGGTGATCGTACGGCGGCAGACGGAGTTTCTGGAGCATGGCGTTAACGCGCTGAAGCCGATGATGATTAAAGAGGTTGCGGAGGAGATTGGCGTGCATCCCTCCACTGTGAGCCGCGCGGTCGCGAACAAGTACGTGCATACCTCGCAAGGCGTGTTTGAGCTGCGGTTTTTCTTCTCCGAGGGAGTGAATGGGCCGGAGGGTGGCGATTTGCCGCTGGTGTTGCTGAAGCGCAAGGTGAAGAAGCTGATTGAAGACGAGGATGAGCGTAAGCCTTTGACGGACGATCAGCTCGCTGCCGAACTGCAACGGCAGGGGATCCAGGTGACCCGAAGGACGGTCGCGAAGTACCGGGAAGATATGCAGATTCCAAGTACGCACCAACGTCGTGTACGCTGA
- the lptB gene encoding LPS export ABC transporter ATP-binding protein — protein MKTLSTEEIGKSYGGRQVVRGVSLEIEQGEVVGLLGPNGAGKTTSFYMIVGLVRPDSGRVLANGHDISRLPMYLRARNYGISYLPQEPSVFRKLTVQDNILAVLEAQQLSWESRRTRTEKLIEQLNLGHVRKTRGYALSGGERRRVEIARCLAIEPAFILLDEPFSGIDPIAVLDLQEIIFGLKKSGIGILITDHNVRETLSVTDRAYIITEGKIFKTGTPGELGRDPEVRRIYLGENFSMG, from the coding sequence CAAGTCCTATGGTGGACGCCAGGTCGTAAGGGGGGTCAGCCTGGAGATCGAACAGGGCGAGGTGGTGGGGCTGCTGGGGCCGAACGGCGCGGGTAAAACGACGAGTTTTTACATGATTGTGGGGTTGGTGCGTCCAGACTCCGGGCGGGTGCTGGCGAATGGACATGACATTAGCCGTCTGCCGATGTACCTGCGCGCGAGGAACTATGGCATCAGCTATCTGCCGCAGGAGCCCTCGGTGTTTCGCAAGCTGACGGTGCAGGACAATATTCTGGCGGTGCTGGAAGCGCAGCAGCTGAGCTGGGAGAGCCGGCGAACGCGCACGGAGAAGTTGATCGAACAGTTGAATTTAGGGCACGTGCGTAAGACTCGAGGCTATGCGCTGAGCGGCGGGGAGCGCAGGCGGGTGGAGATTGCACGATGCCTGGCGATCGAGCCCGCATTCATTCTGCTGGATGAGCCGTTTTCCGGGATCGATCCGATTGCGGTGCTGGATTTGCAGGAAATTATCTTTGGGTTGAAGAAGAGTGGGATCGGCATCTTGATCACGGATCACAACGTGCGAGAGACGTTGTCGGTGACGGATCGGGCCTACATTATTACCGAAGGAAAGATATTCAAGACGGGGACGCCGGGTGAACTGGGGCGCGATCCGGAGGTGCGCCGGATTTACCTGGGTGAGAATTTCTCGATGGGGTGA